In Ailuropoda melanoleuca isolate Jingjing chromosome 4, ASM200744v2, whole genome shotgun sequence, the following proteins share a genomic window:
- the LRRTM1 gene encoding leucine-rich repeat transmembrane neuronal protein 1 translates to MDFLLLGLCLYWLLRRPSGVVLCLLGACFQMLPAAPSGCPQLCRCEGRLLYCEALNLTEAPHNLSGLLGLSLRYNSLSELRAGQFTGLMQLTWLYLDHNHICSVQGDAFQKLRRVKELTLSSNQITQLANTTFRPMPNLRSVDLSYNKLQALAPDLFHGLRKLTTLHMRSNAIQFVPVRIFQDCRSLKFLDIGYNQLKSLARNSFAGLFKLTELHLEHNDLVKVNFAHFPRLISLHSLCLKRNKVAIVVSSLDWVWNLEKMDLSGNEIEYMEPHVFETVPHLQSLQLDSNRLTYIEPRILNSWKSLTSITLAGNLWDCGRNVCALASWLSSFQGRYDGNLQCASPEYAQGEDVLDAVYAFHLCEDGAEPTSGHLLSAVTNHSDLGLLASPATTLADGGEGQLDGTREPATVALPGGEHAENAVQIHKVVTGTMALIFSFLIVVLVLYVSWKCFPASLRQLRQCFVTQRRKQKQKQTMHQMAAMSAQEYYVDYKPNHIEGALVIINEYGSCTCHQQPARECEV, encoded by the coding sequence ATGGATTTCCTGCTGCTCGGTCTCTGTCTATACTGGCTGCTGAGGAGGCCCTCGGGGGTGGTCTTGtgtctgctgggggcctgctttcAGATGCTGCCCGCCGCCCCCAGCGGGTGCCCGCAGCTGTGCCGGTGCGAGGGGCGGCTGCTGTACTGCGAGGCGCTCAACCTCACCGAGGCGCCCCACAACCTGTCGGGCCTGCTGGGCTTGTCCCTGCGCTACAACAGCCTCTCGGAGCTGCGCGCCGGCCAGTTCACGGGGTTAATGCAGCTCACGTGGCTCTATCTGGATCACAATCACATCTGCTCGGTGCAGGGGGACGCCTTTCAGAAACTGCGCCGAGTTAAGGAACTCACACTGAGTTCCAACCAGATCACCCAACTGGCCAACACCACCTTCCGGCCCATGCCCAATCTGCGCAGCGTGGACCTCTCGTACAACAAGCTGCAGGCGCTGGCGCCCGACCTCTTCCATGGGCTGCGGAAGCTCACCACGCTGCACATGCGATCCAACGCTATCCAGTTCGTGCCGGTGCGCATCTTCCAGGACTGCCGCAGCCTCAAGTTTCTTGACATCGGATACAATCAGCTCAAGAGTCTGGCGCGCAACTCTTTCGCCGGCTTGTTCAAGCTCACCGAGCTGCACCTGGAGCACAACGACTTGGTCAAGGTGAACTTCGCCCACTTCCCGCGCCTCATCTCCCTGCACTCTCTCTGCCTGAAGAGGAACAAGGTGGCCATTGTGGTTAGCTCGCTGGACTGGGTTTGGAATCTGGAGAAAATGGACCTGTCGGGCAACGAGATCGAGTACATGGAGCCCCATGTGTTTGAGACCGTGCCGCACCTGCAGTCTCTGCAGCTGGACTCTAACCGCCTCACCTACATTGAGCCCCGGATCCTCAACTCCTGGAAATCGCTGACGAGCATCACCCTGGCCGGGAACCTATGGGACTGTGGGCGCAACGTGTGCGCCCTGGCCTCATGGCTCAGCAGCTTCCAGGGGCGCTACGATGGCAACTTGCAGTGCGCCAGCCCGGAGTACGCGCAGGGCGAGGACGTCCTAGACGCCGTGTACGCCTTTCACCTGTGCGAGGATGGGGCCGAGCCCACCAGCGGCCACCTGCTCTCAGCCGTCACCAACCACAGtgacctggggctcctggccagCCCAGCCACCACGCTCGCTGACGGCGGGGAGGGGCAGCTCGACGGCACCCGCGAGCCAGCTACCGTGGCTCTCCCCGGCGGCGAGCACGCCGAGAACGCAGTGCAGATCCACAAGGTGGTCACAGGCACCATGGCCCTCATCTTCTCCTTCCTCATCGTGGTCCTGGTGCTCTATGTCTCCTGGAAGTGTTTCCCAGCCAGCCTCAGGCAGCTCAGACAGTGCTTTGTCACGCAGCGCAGgaagcaaaagcagaaacagaccatGCATCAGATGGCTGCCATGTCTGCCCAGGAATACTACGTTGATTACAAACCGAACCACATTGAGGGAGCCCTGGTGATCATCAATGAGTATGGATCCTGTACCTGCCACCAGCAGCCCGCAAGGGAATGCGAGGTGTGA